One region of Epilithonimonas zeae genomic DNA includes:
- a CDS encoding DUF1015 domain-containing protein, giving the protein MPVFKPFRGIRPNPDFIEIFPTYSLDNFTQEEINKKAQQDDSYIQMIKPAVVSKSKDVDRNLRKIRSNFEELLDDKKLTQDDSAYYLYEQTLPDKTSFRGLMGLVSVDDFWEGKIKKHESTITERRMKMAHYLEKVGVQAEPVLLTYHSNSKVELLMNHEQKNVPIINYTDDKKVRHKIWRIDNRLKLQQFKEVLDPIDSFYIADGHHRIGSVAEYAKKQRDKYKRSHGTEHYNFVYSFIVSNQSIKINDYNRLLKDINGLSDEEFLEKLREDFQIHEKGETPYFPSQKFHISMYLGGKFYSLHVKHNIREENRNGNDLDHHLVDKYIFENIIGIENAKHTDKITYLKGTSDTAGISELKDKVDSGDYKVGFGIYPISFSDLLKISDKEIKMPPKCTLIEPKLITALVMYDMK; this is encoded by the coding sequence CAGACCAAATCCTGATTTTATTGAGATTTTCCCTACTTATTCTTTGGATAATTTTACGCAGGAAGAAATCAATAAAAAAGCACAGCAGGATGATTCTTATATCCAGATGATAAAGCCTGCGGTCGTAAGTAAATCCAAAGATGTTGATAGAAATCTGCGAAAGATAAGGTCTAATTTCGAAGAATTATTGGATGATAAAAAACTAACTCAAGACGATTCTGCTTATTATTTATATGAACAGACGCTTCCGGACAAAACCAGTTTCAGAGGATTGATGGGATTGGTAAGTGTAGATGATTTCTGGGAAGGAAAAATCAAAAAGCACGAATCCACAATTACAGAAAGAAGAATGAAAATGGCACATTACCTTGAAAAAGTAGGTGTACAGGCTGAGCCAGTTCTTTTAACTTATCATTCCAATTCCAAAGTAGAACTTTTGATGAATCATGAACAGAAAAATGTTCCAATCATCAATTATACCGACGACAAAAAAGTAAGACATAAGATTTGGAGGATCGATAATAGATTGAAACTTCAGCAATTCAAAGAAGTTCTTGACCCAATCGATTCGTTTTATATCGCCGATGGACACCACAGAATTGGTTCTGTTGCAGAATATGCTAAAAAACAAAGAGACAAATACAAAAGGTCTCACGGGACGGAACATTACAACTTTGTTTACAGTTTTATCGTTTCCAACCAATCTATAAAAATTAACGATTACAATCGTCTCCTTAAGGATATCAATGGTTTATCTGATGAAGAATTCCTTGAAAAACTAAGAGAAGATTTCCAGATTCACGAAAAAGGCGAAACACCTTATTTCCCCTCTCAAAAATTCCACATCAGTATGTATCTTGGTGGTAAATTTTACAGTTTGCACGTGAAGCACAACATCCGTGAGGAAAACAGAAACGGTAACGACCTAGACCACCATTTGGTTGACAAATATATTTTCGAAAATATAATCGGAATCGAAAATGCGAAGCATACCGATAAAATCACTTATCTAAAAGGAACCTCTGATACAGCAGGAATTTCTGAACTAAAAGATAAAGTGGACAGTGGCGATTATAAAGTAGGTTTTGGAATCTATCCTATTAGTTTCTCAGACCTTCTGAAAATTTCTGACAAGGAAATAAAAATGCCACCAAAATGTACTTTGATTGAACCAAAGTTGATTACGGCTCTAGTGATGTACGATATGAAATAG
- a CDS encoding ATP-binding protein, producing the protein MYPKEYINCDQEPIHICGEVQEYGYLIGTQNSKIVSYSENILAFFSLDSSILGKDIKVLLSELNLDINWDNYSNNQELAIQHFDFKDEEYTLSIHTNNEITFFEIEKVIPNHKINKEYAAIQHILRNSNDENIWKILLKEIQDIIDFDRAMIYQFLYDGSGQVIEELVKPNLESYLHLHYPESDIPAQARALYLKNPVRITSHVSGKTFPIVGVIPREQMDLTYSVTRSSSPVHREYLKNAHVESSFSTSIIVNGELWGMVACQNAAPKHLDLQSRLLAETLTRTSSNAFASYKSLQTLKEYQRINLNNISLRQNLLSEEDFGKALETNIKDIMDSCAADGMIIKINNEILTAGNVPNHSDIEKIIIWSRENNHNFEENIFITNTLCQDINVELDNPEISCGIITSVLGSNTSDMLIWLRKEQGQKIKWAGKPEKGTVSEIKDGVEIIKFSPRKSFEVWKEYVKGTSLPWKIKEIESARWITSVILKASHTKSSQIVDLNNQLKELNQELDSFSHTISHDLNTPLTVIKLNAQVAKKIPDPENVQKSLDNIIIQVDTMSEMIRNVLELSRIKKSEIELKRIEVDALINTLAEDSKLSFNSPHTEIIIENTPEVLGDKTMIYQVFGNVIGNAVKYSSRSEKPLVKIVGEVYEDTVTYKITDNGIGIDKKESGKMFKIFSRMNNAKEFKGNGVGLSIVHHLMEKMGGKISYESESGKGTTFILNFQKPNYDFSIS; encoded by the coding sequence ATGTACCCAAAAGAATATATCAATTGTGATCAGGAGCCTATTCACATCTGCGGAGAAGTGCAGGAATACGGTTATCTGATAGGTACCCAAAACTCTAAAATAGTTTCCTATAGCGAGAATATTCTAGCGTTCTTTTCTCTCGACTCTTCCATACTTGGTAAAGACATCAAAGTTTTATTAAGTGAACTAAATCTTGATATCAATTGGGATAATTATTCCAACAATCAAGAACTTGCTATTCAACATTTTGATTTCAAAGATGAAGAATATACTTTAAGTATACACACCAATAATGAAATCACTTTTTTTGAGATAGAAAAGGTAATCCCAAATCATAAAATCAATAAAGAATATGCGGCAATCCAACATATTCTTAGGAACTCAAATGACGAAAACATTTGGAAAATTCTTTTAAAAGAAATTCAGGATATTATTGATTTTGACAGAGCAATGATTTATCAATTCTTGTACGATGGCAGCGGCCAGGTTATAGAAGAGTTGGTAAAACCCAATCTTGAAAGCTATCTGCATTTACATTATCCGGAATCTGATATTCCCGCTCAGGCAAGAGCTTTATATCTTAAAAATCCGGTAAGAATCACTTCTCACGTTTCCGGAAAAACCTTTCCTATAGTTGGCGTGATTCCAAGAGAACAAATGGATTTGACTTACAGCGTAACACGTTCTTCTTCTCCTGTTCATAGAGAATATCTCAAAAATGCTCACGTAGAATCGAGCTTTAGCACATCGATTATTGTAAATGGAGAATTGTGGGGAATGGTGGCCTGTCAAAATGCAGCACCAAAACATCTTGATCTGCAATCCAGGTTATTGGCAGAAACATTGACCAGAACTTCGTCCAATGCTTTTGCATCTTACAAATCTCTGCAGACTTTGAAAGAATATCAGAGAATCAATCTTAATAATATTTCACTTCGCCAAAACCTTTTGAGTGAGGAAGATTTTGGAAAAGCACTGGAGACTAATATCAAAGATATTATGGACAGTTGTGCTGCGGATGGAATGATAATTAAAATTAATAATGAAATCTTAACTGCCGGTAACGTTCCCAATCATTCTGATATTGAGAAAATTATCATTTGGAGTAGAGAGAATAATCATAATTTTGAAGAGAATATTTTTATCACCAACACACTTTGCCAGGACATCAATGTAGAATTGGACAATCCGGAAATCAGTTGTGGAATTATCACTAGTGTTTTAGGAAGCAACACGTCTGATATGTTGATCTGGCTGAGAAAAGAACAAGGTCAGAAAATCAAATGGGCTGGAAAACCTGAAAAAGGAACAGTTTCCGAAATCAAAGATGGTGTGGAAATCATCAAATTCTCGCCAAGAAAATCTTTTGAAGTTTGGAAAGAATATGTGAAAGGCACCTCCCTACCCTGGAAAATCAAAGAAATAGAATCTGCAAGATGGATTACTTCAGTAATTCTAAAAGCCTCACATACCAAATCATCCCAAATTGTTGATCTTAACAACCAATTAAAAGAACTGAACCAGGAATTAGATTCTTTTTCTCATACGATTTCGCACGATCTCAATACGCCGCTTACTGTCATCAAACTGAATGCGCAGGTTGCAAAAAAGATTCCCGATCCGGAGAATGTCCAGAAATCTTTGGATAATATTATTATTCAGGTTGATACGATGAGTGAGATGATCCGAAATGTTTTGGAACTAAGCAGAATCAAAAAATCTGAAATTGAACTGAAAAGAATTGAAGTTGATGCCTTAATCAATACGCTAGCTGAAGATTCTAAACTAAGCTTCAACTCACCTCACACGGAAATCATTATCGAAAATACGCCGGAAGTTTTGGGTGACAAAACAATGATTTATCAAGTCTTCGGCAATGTCATTGGCAATGCAGTGAAATATTCTTCCAGATCAGAAAAGCCATTAGTGAAAATAGTTGGTGAAGTCTATGAAGATACAGTAACTTACAAAATCACAGATAACGGAATTGGTATTGACAAAAAAGAGTCCGGCAAAATGTTTAAGATTTTCAGCAGAATGAATAATGCGAAGGAATTCAAAGGAAATGGTGTTGGGTTGAGTATTGTTCATCATCTTATGGAAAAAATGGGCGGAAAAATAAGTTATGAAAGTGAAAGCGGAAAAGGAACAACATTTATATTAAATTTTCAAAAACCCAATTATGATTTCAGTATTTCTTAA
- a CDS encoding biliverdin-producing heme oxygenase: MISVFLKEQTKQQHDDTEAKLQSQKIFDKSYTLDDYKTLLIHNYKLISRYEPQIQEQLKAYPELKLELRSKIDALKVDLNNLNIETETENPAQNLENEAEAFGALYVMEGSTLGGNVIAKQLKKNPEFENVEFNYFGVYGENTGPYWQEFKSIIDDRITEEQYNDCVTGAKKAYQLLA; the protein is encoded by the coding sequence ATGATTTCAGTATTTCTTAAGGAACAGACTAAACAACAACACGACGACACAGAAGCAAAATTACAATCCCAAAAGATTTTTGATAAGTCTTACACTTTAGATGATTATAAAACGCTTTTGATTCATAATTATAAATTAATCAGCAGATACGAACCTCAAATTCAGGAACAATTGAAAGCTTATCCTGAACTGAAATTGGAATTAAGAAGTAAAATAGATGCACTGAAAGTTGATTTAAACAATTTGAACATCGAAACTGAAACTGAAAATCCGGCTCAAAATCTGGAAAACGAAGCTGAAGCTTTCGGCGCTTTGTATGTGATGGAAGGTTCTACACTTGGAGGAAATGTCATAGCAAAACAACTTAAAAAGAACCCGGAATTTGAGAATGTAGAATTCAATTATTTTGGAGTTTATGGTGAGAATACGGGACCTTACTGGCAGGAATTCAAATCCATTATTGATGATAGAATTACTGAAGAACAATACAATGATTGTGTTACCGGAGCGAAGAAAGCTTATCAGTTATTAGCATAA
- a CDS encoding peptidylprolyl isomerase, translated as MKKIIALSITLLTLLNCKTLEIDKEVYKSLPDGLYGNFVTSKGDILVKFEDEKSPVTVANFVGLAEGKIENKSKKKGEPFYDGTIFHRVIKDFMIQGGDPQGTGMGDPGYKFADEKNDLQHTGKGILSMANSGPNTNGSQFFITEVATPWLDGRHTIFGKVVGGEAVIDSIANVEKGAQDKPKTDVVLTKVAVFSKGDAYKHYDAAKIFSEGKEKIEEKNKAYLAKAEEEKAKKLAEFAANQEKLVNEMKAGMQSTPSGLFYKITKTSTGANPTAGQTVAVHYAGKLINGEEFDNSFKRGQPIDIPIGVGQVIKGWDEGILLLKEGETATLLIPPALGYGERGAGGVIPPNSWLVFDVELVKIEK; from the coding sequence ATGAAGAAAATTATAGCACTTTCTATAACATTATTAACACTATTAAATTGTAAAACATTGGAAATAGACAAAGAAGTTTATAAAAGCTTGCCAGACGGGCTTTACGGTAATTTTGTAACAAGCAAAGGTGATATCCTTGTAAAATTCGAAGATGAAAAATCTCCGGTAACTGTTGCTAATTTTGTTGGTCTTGCAGAAGGTAAGATCGAGAACAAATCTAAGAAAAAAGGAGAGCCTTTCTATGACGGAACTATTTTCCACAGAGTGATCAAAGATTTTATGATCCAAGGTGGAGATCCGCAAGGAACAGGAATGGGAGATCCTGGATATAAATTTGCTGATGAGAAAAACGACCTTCAGCACACTGGAAAAGGAATTTTATCTATGGCGAATTCCGGGCCTAACACCAACGGTTCTCAGTTCTTCATTACAGAAGTTGCAACGCCTTGGTTAGACGGAAGACATACAATTTTTGGAAAAGTTGTGGGTGGTGAAGCAGTTATCGATTCTATTGCTAACGTAGAAAAAGGTGCTCAGGACAAACCAAAAACTGATGTTGTTTTGACCAAAGTGGCGGTTTTCAGCAAAGGCGATGCTTACAAGCATTATGATGCTGCAAAAATCTTCTCTGAGGGAAAAGAAAAAATCGAAGAAAAAAACAAAGCTTATTTGGCAAAAGCTGAAGAAGAGAAAGCTAAGAAATTGGCAGAGTTCGCAGCGAATCAAGAGAAGTTAGTCAATGAAATGAAAGCTGGAATGCAATCTACGCCTTCTGGTCTTTTTTACAAGATTACTAAAACTTCTACTGGAGCAAACCCAACTGCAGGACAAACAGTTGCGGTACATTATGCCGGGAAATTGATCAACGGAGAAGAGTTTGATAATTCTTTCAAAAGAGGGCAGCCTATCGATATTCCGATCGGGGTTGGTCAGGTAATCAAAGGCTGGGATGAAGGTATTCTTTTACTGAAAGAAGGAGAAACTGCAACATTATTGATTCCGCCAGCTTTAGGATACGGAGAAAGAGGAGCGGGAGGCGTTATTCCACCTAACTCTTGGTTGGTTTTCGATGTAGAATTGGTGAAAATCGAGAAATAA
- a CDS encoding FKBP-type peptidyl-prolyl cis-trans isomerase, whose translation MKQLFYISIFALASSCAKHAPAHHSEEQYMSESEMEVSKNRTKELNSLERAQIEDWMKAQDVKYYPMGMNYWVNIGDLEKQPRKNNGEKISYQYDIYDFDRTKLYDTPIQNTNVEFGHFVEMDAVEDVIRYLKKGEEAEILVPSVLAYGTYGDNKKITNDMPLIIKVKVL comes from the coding sequence ATGAAACAACTATTTTACATCTCAATTTTCGCATTAGCTTCATCTTGCGCAAAACACGCACCTGCACATCATTCGGAGGAGCAATATATGTCTGAAAGCGAAATGGAAGTTTCTAAGAACAGAACGAAAGAACTCAACAGTTTGGAAAGAGCTCAGATAGAAGACTGGATGAAAGCTCAGGATGTAAAATATTATCCAATGGGAATGAATTATTGGGTGAATATTGGAGATTTGGAAAAACAACCTCGCAAGAATAACGGTGAAAAGATTTCTTATCAATACGACATCTATGATTTTGACAGAACCAAATTGTACGATACTCCAATTCAAAATACGAATGTGGAATTCGGACATTTTGTAGAAATGGATGCTGTGGAAGATGTGATCAGGTATTTAAAAAAAGGTGAGGAAGCAGAGATCCTGGTACCTTCGGTTTTAGCTTATGGAACCTATGGCGACAACAAAAAAATTACCAATGATATGCCTTTAATCATTAAAGTAAAAGTATTATAA